The following are from one region of the Staphylococcus argenteus genome:
- the cntL gene encoding D-histidine (S)-2-aminobutanoyltransferase CntL, whose translation MNNFNKEIRLILQQYLEKFEAHYERVLQDDQYIEALETLMDDYSEFILNPIYEQQYNAWNDVEEKTRLLESLQHITAQCVKQVEIIRARRLLDGQASTTGYFDNIEHCIDEEFGQCSIASNDKLLLVGSGAYPMTLIQVAKETGASVIGIDIDPQAVDLGRRIVNVLAPNEDITITDQKVSELKDIKDVTHIIFSSTIPLKYSILEELYDLTNENVVVAMRFGDGIKALFNYPSQETAEDKWQCVNKHMRPQQIFDIALYKKAAIKVGITDV comes from the coding sequence ATGAATAACTTTAATAAAGAAATAAGATTGATATTACAACAATATTTAGAAAAATTTGAAGCACATTACGAGCGTGTATTGCAAGACGATCAATACATCGAAGCATTAGAAACATTGATGGATGACTATAGTGAATTTATTTTAAATCCCATTTATGAACAACAATATAATGCTTGGAATGACGTTGAAGAGAAAACGCGATTGTTAGAATCACTTCAACACATTACAGCTCAATGTGTAAAACAAGTCGAGATAATTAGAGCTAGACGTCTATTAGACGGACAGGCGTCTACCACAGGTTATTTTGACAATATAGAACATTGTATTGATGAAGAGTTTGGACAATGCAGTATAGCTAGCAATGACAAATTATTGTTAGTTGGTTCAGGTGCATATCCAATGACGTTAATTCAAGTAGCTAAAGAAACAGGTGCTTCAGTTATCGGTATTGATATTGATCCACAAGCCGTTGACCTAGGACGCAGAATCGTTAACGTCTTAGCACCAAATGAAGATATTACAATTACGGATCAAAAGGTATCTGAACTTAAAGATATTAAAGATGTGACGCATATTATTTTCAGTTCTACAATTCCATTAAAATATAGCATTTTAGAGGAGTTGTATGATTTAACAAATGAAAATGTTGTAGTTGCAATGCGCTTTGGTGATGGCATCAAAGCATTATTTAATTACCCGTCACAAGAAACAGCAGAAGATAAGTGGCAATGTGTAAATAAACATATGAGACCACAGCAAATTTTTGATATAGCACTTTATAAAAAAGCAGCTATAAAGGTAGGTATTACGGATGTCTAA
- the cntK gene encoding histidine racemase CntK, with product MNRQVIEFSKYNPSGNMTILVHSKHDASEYASIANQLMAATHVCCEQVGFIESTFNDDGNNFHLVMSGNEFCGNATMSYIHHLQESHLLKDQYFKVKVSGCSSLVQCAIHDHQYYEVEMPQAHRVVPTTINMGNHSWKAIEIIYETYVHYVIPVNQVTVEIQHLVETFVREQQWNDKYKTVGIMLFDEQRQFLQPLIYIPEIQSLIWENSCGSGTASIGVFNNYQRNDACIDFTVHQPGGSILVTSKRCHQLGYQTSIKGQVTTVATGKAYIE from the coding sequence ATGAATCGGCAGGTTATAGAATTTTCTAAGTATAATCCTTCGGGGAATATGACGATACTTGTTCATTCAAAACATGATGCTAGTGAATATGCATCAATCGCCAATCAGTTAATGGCCGCAACACATGTATGTTGTGAACAGGTAGGCTTTATAGAATCAACATTCAATGATGATGGTAATAATTTTCACTTAGTAATGAGTGGCAATGAGTTTTGTGGCAATGCAACGATGTCATATATACATCATTTACAAGAAAGTCATTTACTCAAAGATCAATATTTTAAAGTAAAAGTATCTGGATGTTCAAGTTTAGTTCAATGTGCTATTCATGATCATCAATACTATGAAGTTGAAATGCCACAGGCCCATCGTGTTGTGCCAACAACAATTAACATGGGCAATCATTCATGGAAAGCAATAGAAATTATTTATGAAACATATGTGCATTATGTGATTCCAGTTAACCAAGTGACCGTAGAAATTCAACATTTAGTTGAAACATTTGTACGTGAACAACAATGGAATGACAAATATAAAACAGTAGGTATAATGCTTTTTGATGAACAACGTCAATTTTTACAACCATTAATTTATATACCAGAAATCCAAAGTTTAATTTGGGAAAATAGCTGTGGTTCTGGTACAGCATCAATTGGGGTTTTTAATAATTATCAACGTAATGATGCATGCATAGATTTTACAGTACATCAGCCAGGGGGCAGTATTTTAGTGACATCAAAACGATGTCATCAATTGGGATATCAAACTTCAATTAAAGGACAGGTTACAACTGTAGCAACAGGTAAAGCATATATAGAATAA
- a CDS encoding MBL fold metallo-hydrolase — MNIRHIRNATAVIEYGGKYILLDPMLSDKGSFDPFPNSPRQDQKNPLVELPMSIEDIINDIDLVILTHLHIDHFDPKAIEVLPKDIKIYAQNEEDASEVESYGFTNVSVFNDVTHIGEIELIKTDAQHGHGEILNMTGHVHGMILKHSEEPTLYLAADTVWFEGVEKALKTYQPDVVVLNGGANQFFEGGPLVMDEHDVLKVANTLPLAQIVVVHMEAVNHWHLSRKDLHAFLESHELTNRVVAPNDGDLLTFEK; from the coding sequence ATGAATATTAGACATATAAGAAATGCAACGGCTGTTATTGAATATGGGGGGAAATATATTTTACTTGATCCAATGTTAAGTGATAAAGGTTCATTTGACCCTTTTCCAAATTCACCGAGACAAGATCAAAAAAATCCGCTTGTAGAACTACCTATGTCAATTGAAGACATTATAAATGACATTGATTTAGTGATTTTAACGCATTTGCATATTGATCATTTTGATCCGAAAGCAATTGAAGTATTGCCGAAAGATATTAAAATTTACGCACAAAATGAAGAAGATGCTAGTGAAGTAGAGAGTTATGGGTTTACAAACGTTTCTGTATTTAATGATGTGACACACATTGGAGAAATTGAGTTGATTAAAACTGATGCTCAACATGGTCATGGAGAAATATTAAATATGACAGGACATGTTCACGGCATGATTTTAAAACATTCTGAAGAGCCAACACTATACCTAGCAGCAGATACAGTTTGGTTTGAAGGTGTTGAAAAAGCATTAAAAACGTATCAACCAGATGTTGTTGTTCTTAATGGTGGTGCAAATCAATTCTTTGAAGGTGGTCCATTAGTTATGGATGAACATGATGTGTTAAAAGTTGCTAATACATTGCCACTTGCGCAAATTGTTGTTGTGCATATGGAAGCAGTCAATCATTGGCATTTATCTCGTAAAGACTTACATGCATTTTTAGAATCACATGAATTAACTAATAGAGTAGTCGCTCCAAACGATGGAGACTTATTAACGTTTGAAAAATAA
- a CDS encoding SDR family oxidoreductase, which yields MKRLENKVVVVTGASTGIGQASAIALAQEGAYVLAVDIAEVVSETVEKIKINGDNAKAYNVDISDEQQVVDFVSKVKEQFGQIDVLFNNAGVDNAAGRIHEYPLDVYDKIMNVDMRGTFLMTKMVLPLMMTHGGSIVNTSSFSGQAADLYRSGYNAAKGAVINFTKSIAIEYGRDGIRANAIAPGTIETPLVDKLTGTSEDEAGKTFRENQKWMTPLGRLGKPEEVAKLVVFLASDDSSFITGETIRIDGGVMAYTWPGEMLSDSEWKRSIE from the coding sequence ATGAAACGTTTGGAAAATAAAGTTGTAGTTGTAACAGGAGCAAGTACAGGTATTGGACAAGCTTCAGCAATCGCTTTAGCTCAAGAAGGTGCGTATGTATTGGCAGTAGACATAGCAGAAGTGGTATCAGAGACTGTCGAAAAAATTAAAATTAATGGTGACAATGCGAAGGCGTATAATGTGGATATTTCAGATGAACAACAAGTGGTAGACTTTGTATCTAAAGTAAAAGAACAATTTGGACAGATTGATGTACTATTTAATAACGCAGGTGTAGATAATGCGGCAGGTAGAATTCATGAGTACCCTTTAGATGTGTATGACAAGATTATGAATGTAGATATGCGTGGCACATTTTTAATGACGAAAATGGTATTACCTTTAATGATGACTCACGGTGGCTCTATTGTTAATACATCTTCATTTTCAGGACAAGCGGCAGACTTGTATCGGTCAGGATATAATGCTGCGAAAGGCGCAGTGATTAATTTCACAAAATCAATTGCAATAGAATATGGACGAGATGGTATTCGAGCTAATGCAATTGCACCTGGAACTATCGAAACACCGTTAGTAGATAAATTGACTGGTACAAGTGAAGATGAAGCGGGTAAAACTTTCAGAGAAAACCAAAAATGGATGACTCCACTTGGACGTTTAGGAAAACCGGAAGAAGTTGCTAAATTAGTAGTCTTCTTAGCATCTGACGATAGTTCGTTTATAACGGGAGAGACGATTCGAATTGATGGTGGTGTGATGGCATACACGTGGCCAGGTGAGATGTTAAGTGACAGTGAATGGAAACGTTCAATAGAGTGA
- a CDS encoding AbgT family transporter, with translation MTSKDRQKGSIVNGFLNSVEKIGNKLPDPSVLFFLMCVGLAILTWVISLFNVSVKHPGTHQTIHVKNILSHDGFTMIMNDAIKNFSEFPALGLVLAVMIGIGVAEKTGYFDKLMISVVNRAPRFLILPTIILIGILGSTAGDAATIILPPLAAMLFIKIGYHPIAGLTMAYASAVGGFAANIVVGMQDALVYSFTEPATRIVSDTIKTNVAMNWYFIAASVVILLPTILLVTTKLIIPRLGKYDDSLMHDDHEETSSHITDKEAHALKWANISFIVTIILLIIAAIPEHSFLRNAKTGSLLDNAPLINGVGLIILVVFLIPGLVYGILSKEIQSTKDLGKMFGEAVGSMGTFIVIVFFAAQLLAFLKWSNLGIIAAVKGAKLLEHQNGIVLILGIIILSATVNLLIGSASAKWGILGPIFVPMLIIIGFHPAFTQAIYRVGDSITNPITPMMPYLPLLLTYAQKYDKRMKLGALLSSLMPYSIALSIVWTIFVIIWFLLGIPVGPGGPIFVK, from the coding sequence ATGACATCTAAAGATCGACAAAAAGGTTCTATCGTCAATGGTTTCTTAAATAGCGTTGAAAAAATTGGCAATAAGCTACCAGATCCAAGTGTATTATTCTTTTTAATGTGTGTTGGCTTAGCTATTTTGACATGGGTAATCTCACTCTTCAATGTATCTGTTAAGCATCCAGGTACACATCAAACAATTCATGTCAAAAATATTTTAAGTCATGATGGTTTCACAATGATTATGAATGACGCCATAAAAAATTTCTCGGAGTTTCCAGCATTAGGTTTAGTGCTTGCTGTTATGATTGGTATTGGCGTCGCAGAGAAAACAGGATACTTCGATAAATTAATGATTTCTGTTGTGAATCGCGCACCACGATTCTTAATTTTACCAACTATTATTTTGATTGGAATTTTAGGTAGTACGGCTGGTGATGCTGCAACAATTATTTTACCGCCACTTGCAGCCATGCTTTTCATTAAGATTGGCTATCACCCTATCGCGGGATTGACGATGGCTTATGCTTCCGCTGTTGGTGGATTTGCCGCAAATATTGTTGTTGGTATGCAAGATGCTTTAGTGTATTCATTTACAGAACCAGCAACACGCATCGTTTCAGATACAATTAAAACAAACGTTGCAATGAACTGGTATTTTATCGCAGCGAGTGTTGTTATATTATTACCAACTATATTATTAGTAACAACTAAGCTCATTATTCCGAGACTAGGAAAATATGATGACAGTTTAATGCATGATGACCATGAAGAAACGTCTTCACATATTACTGACAAAGAAGCACATGCTTTAAAATGGGCAAATATTAGTTTCATAGTAACAATTATTTTATTAATTATTGCTGCTATTCCTGAACATAGTTTTTTAAGAAATGCTAAAACGGGTAGCTTACTAGACAATGCGCCTTTAATTAATGGCGTCGGATTAATTATTCTGGTCGTATTTTTAATCCCTGGCTTAGTTTATGGTATTTTAAGTAAAGAAATCCAAAGCACGAAAGATTTAGGGAAGATGTTTGGAGAAGCTGTAGGGTCAATGGGTACTTTTATCGTTATCGTTTTCTTCGCAGCACAATTACTCGCATTTTTAAAATGGAGTAATCTAGGAATTATCGCTGCCGTTAAAGGCGCTAAATTGTTAGAACATCAAAATGGTATTGTGCTAATTTTAGGCATAATCATTTTAAGTGCAACCGTAAACTTATTAATTGGTAGTGCATCTGCGAAATGGGGGATTTTAGGCCCCATTTTCGTGCCAATGCTCATTATTATTGGGTTCCATCCAGCCTTTACACAAGCCATTTACCGTGTAGGCGATTCAATTACCAACCCAATTACACCGATGATGCCGTACTTACCTTTATTATTAACTTATGCACAAAAATACGATAAACGCATGAAACTCGGAGCCTTACTTTCTAGTTTAATGCCGTATTCAATCGCGCTAAGTATTGTGTGGACAATATTTGTCATCATTTGGTTCTTATTAGGTATCCCTGTTGGACCAGGTGGACCGATATTCGTTAAATAG
- a CDS encoding carboxymuconolactone decarboxylase family protein — MPYNYKKQNGELMSVMNQGETFIHQSPVNDELSALIKLLISKINGCNYCVDLHKKELKDLGVTQMKIDEVMSYNHLDLFSQEEKVTLEFAEKLNAIKDFKKFDIIERLKTFYDEEQITDLVFVVNQINSWNRLNIISENL, encoded by the coding sequence ATGCCGTATAATTACAAGAAACAAAATGGAGAGTTAATGTCTGTGATGAATCAAGGTGAGACATTTATTCATCAATCACCAGTGAATGATGAACTAAGTGCTTTGATTAAGTTACTGATTTCGAAAATTAATGGCTGTAACTATTGTGTTGATCTTCATAAGAAAGAACTGAAAGATTTAGGTGTAACGCAAATGAAAATCGATGAAGTGATGAGTTATAATCATCTAGATTTATTTTCACAGGAAGAAAAAGTGACCTTAGAATTTGCTGAAAAATTAAATGCGATTAAAGATTTTAAAAAATTCGATATTATCGAAAGACTAAAAACATTTTATGATGAAGAGCAAATTACAGATTTAGTATTCGTGGTAAATCAAATCAATAGTTGGAATCGATTGAACATTATTAGTGAAAATTTATAG
- a CDS encoding DUF1433 domain-containing protein encodes MNKKHVFIIIGVILCICIVATVIYLKVKYDEKEKQKEIYYKEQQERITLYLKHNTKEPNTIKSVHFTKLETSPMGSAVIEGYINENKEDDFVAYASPENNFQFVGDIILSKNLSEIIKIKTKTPDEIKEELDKKEGH; translated from the coding sequence ATGAACAAAAAACATGTTTTTATAATTATTGGTGTCATATTATGTATATGTATAGTTGCTACAGTGATTTATTTAAAAGTGAAATATGACGAAAAAGAAAAGCAAAAAGAAATTTACTACAAAGAACAGCAGGAGCGCATTACACTTTATCTCAAGCATAATACTAAAGAACCGAACACGATTAAATCTGTGCATTTCACAAAATTGGAAACAAGTCCTATGGGTAGCGCTGTGATTGAAGGATACATCAATGAAAATAAAGAAGATGATTTTGTTGCTTATGCATCGCCTGAAAATAACTTTCAATTTGTAGGTGATATAATACTAAGCAAAAATTTATCGGAAATAATTAAAATAAAAACAAAAACACCTGACGAAATCAAAGAAGAATTAGATAAAAAAGAAGGCCACTAG
- a CDS encoding SDR family oxidoreductase: protein MTVLTDKVAVVTGAGSGIGEAIATLLHEEGAKVVLAGRNKEKLQNLANQLSQDNVKVVPTDVTNKEEVDELIKIAQETFGRLDIVINSAGQMLSSKITDYQVDEWDSMIDVNIKGTLYTAQAALPTMLEQSSGHLINIASISGFEVTKSSTIYSATKAAVHTITQGLEKELAKTGVKVTSISPGMVDTAITAAYNPSDRKKLDPQDIAEAVLYALTQPSHVNVNEITVRPV from the coding sequence ATGACAGTATTAACAGATAAAGTAGCAGTAGTTACAGGTGCAGGTAGTGGTATTGGAGAAGCAATCGCTACATTACTACATGAAGAAGGGGCGAAAGTTGTCTTAGCAGGTAGAAATAAAGAAAAATTGCAAAACTTAGCGAATCAATTGTCACAAGATAACGTTAAAGTAGTTCCAACAGATGTAACGAATAAAGAAGAAGTCGATGAATTGATTAAAATTGCACAAGAAACATTTGGCAGATTAGATATTGTCATCAATAGTGCGGGACAAATGTTATCGTCTAAGATTACTGATTATCAAGTAGATGAGTGGGATAGTATGATTGATGTGAATATCAAAGGTACTTTATACACGGCACAGGCGGCATTACCAACTATGTTAGAACAATCAAGTGGCCATCTTATTAACATTGCATCTATTTCTGGCTTTGAAGTAACGAAAAGCAGTACGATTTATAGTGCGACGAAAGCAGCAGTACATACTATTACTCAAGGATTAGAAAAAGAGTTGGCAAAGACAGGCGTTAAAGTAACAAGCATTTCACCAGGAATGGTAGATACAGCAATAACTGCCGCATATAATCCAAGTGATCGTAAAAAGCTTGATCCACAAGATATTGCAGAAGCAGTATTGTATGCATTAACACAACCGAGTCATGTTAATGTGAATGAAATTACAGTGCGTCCTGTATAA
- a CDS encoding single-stranded DNA-binding protein, which yields MSYHERVLALRAESKRTAFDFRFEDLFSKEEWLSMSLAERQKTEKAFRHEVKNMDDVRMPFSSVHDAQVKLYNVVYSYNGIKRNFKQVENEGF from the coding sequence GTGTCATATCATGAACGTGTTTTAGCATTAAGAGCAGAAAGTAAAAGAACTGCATTTGATTTTAGATTTGAGGATTTATTTAGCAAAGAAGAATGGCTAAGTATGTCGCTTGCAGAAAGACAAAAAACCGAAAAAGCATTTCGACACGAAGTTAAAAATATGGATGATGTAAGAATGCCCTTCTCAAGTGTCCATGACGCCCAAGTAAAATTATATAATGTTGTATATTCTTATAACGGCATTAAACGTAATTTTAAACAAGTTGAAAACGAAGGATTCTAA
- a CDS encoding alpha/beta hydrolase family protein — translation MSQTEYQIKPGNITSNSEETSSISKVSYEIENANNNGLKTGKIKKQINNLKRDNKFPKNLEYVDSFTDPNTGTTTTAFKNKDTGKVTLGMTGTNVHLEAMGNVLEHPFNHSNQDEKDMKEMLKDFGADANIGLGAVTDKDPHFKDTQDFIKDIKKEYEIDTITGHSLGGRDAVILGVSNDIKNIVVYNPAPLSIKDFRIIALNNMTYSAIGDIEIKEMLKNYNGHIVRFVSDKDELDGFVSQFMYDTAGEKIVLKNGEGHDMGAFLKKYAQAKILAELRKVKGYEDANNKSFKSVKDITKSKLGKVEELRVNWLQANGGALSSSQQKLLESVSALIIAEGLSQLVKEESDQLEKMYDNMKDKFQENWKNSQEAGNKIGTKLSHDGVLTALRNGDAYESKFETDPEIKIEQKLKELNDINSDCHNYVSKIKDSVNAIVGNDQLLASQIAGVI, via the coding sequence ATGAGTCAAACTGAATATCAAATAAAACCTGGTAATATAACAAGTAACTCTGAAGAAACAAGTTCGATATCTAAAGTGAGCTATGAAATAGAGAATGCAAATAATAATGGCTTGAAAACCGGAAAAATAAAAAAACAAATTAATAATTTAAAAAGAGATAATAAATTCCCTAAAAATTTAGAATACGTTGATAGCTTTACTGATCCAAACACTGGTACAACAACGACTGCGTTCAAAAATAAAGACACTGGCAAAGTGACTTTAGGTATGACAGGTACAAATGTACATCTTGAAGCTATGGGAAATGTTTTGGAACATCCATTTAATCACTCCAATCAAGACGAGAAAGATATGAAGGAAATGTTGAAAGATTTCGGAGCAGACGCCAACATTGGTCTAGGTGCTGTAACGGATAAAGATCCACATTTTAAAGATACGCAAGACTTTATTAAAGATATCAAAAAAGAATATGAAATTGACACAATAACTGGGCACTCACTTGGCGGTAGGGATGCAGTTATTTTAGGCGTTAGTAACGATATCAAAAATATTGTTGTATATAATCCTGCTCCATTATCAATTAAAGATTTTCGTATAATCGCTCTGAATAATATGACGTACAGTGCGATTGGCGACATAGAAATTAAGGAAATGTTGAAAAACTATAATGGACATATAGTAAGGTTTGTTTCTGATAAAGATGAGTTAGATGGTTTTGTTAGTCAGTTTATGTATGATACAGCTGGTGAGAAAATAGTTTTGAAAAATGGTGAAGGCCATGATATGGGAGCCTTTTTAAAGAAATATGCACAAGCTAAAATTTTAGCAGAATTAAGAAAAGTCAAAGGATACGAAGACGCAAATAATAAGTCGTTTAAATCTGTAAAAGACATTACTAAATCAAAATTAGGGAAAGTAGAAGAACTTAGAGTGAATTGGCTGCAAGCAAATGGTGGAGCATTATCCTCGTCTCAACAAAAATTGTTGGAATCTGTTTCAGCATTAATAATAGCAGAGGGATTAAGTCAATTAGTTAAAGAGGAAAGTGACCAACTGGAGAAGATGTACGATAATATGAAGGACAAATTTCAAGAGAATTGGAAGAACTCCCAAGAAGCTGGAAATAAAATAGGAACAAAACTTTCGCATGACGGAGTGCTAACAGCATTAAGGAATGGTGATGCTTATGAAAGTAAGTTTGAGACTGATCCTGAAATCAAAATCGAACAAAAGTTAAAAGAATTGAATGATATAAATAGTGATTGTCACAATTATGTCTCTAAAATTAAAGATAGTGTAAATGCAATTGTAGGTAATGACCAATTATTAGCGAGTCAGATAGCTGGTGTAATATAA
- a CDS encoding tandem-type lipoprotein, translating into MIHSKKLKLCLCLIILFVFIGGCGMKKEENSKDKQIKENFNKTLSLYPTKNLEDFYDKEGFRDQEFEKGDKGTWIVNSEMVIEPKGKNMESRGMVLYINRNTRTTKGYYFISETTYDNKGRPKDDEKRYSVKMEHNRIIPTKSIKDEKLKNEIENFKFFVQYGNFKDINDYKDGDISYNPNVPSYSAKYQLSNDDYNVKQLRKRYNIPTNKAPKLLLKGDGDLKGSSVGSKNLEFTFVENKEENIYFTDSVQYTPSEGTSYESN; encoded by the coding sequence ATGATTCATTCAAAAAAGTTGAAATTGTGTCTATGTTTGATAATACTATTTGTTTTTATAGGGGGTTGCGGAATGAAAAAAGAAGAAAATAGTAAAGATAAACAAATTAAAGAAAACTTCAACAAAACGTTGAGCTTGTATCCAACCAAAAATCTTGAAGACTTTTATGATAAAGAAGGTTTTCGAGATCAAGAGTTTGAAAAGGGAGATAAAGGCACTTGGATTGTAAATTCTGAAATGGTTATTGAACCAAAAGGGAAAAATATGGAATCTAGGGGAATGGTACTCTATATAAATCGTAATACTAGAACGACAAAGGGATATTATTTTATAAGTGAAACAACATATGATAATAAAGGAAGACCAAAGGATGATGAAAAAAGATATTCCGTAAAAATGGAACATAATCGTATTATTCCAACGAAATCCATAAAGGACGAGAAGTTAAAAAATGAAATTGAAAACTTTAAGTTTTTTGTACAATATGGCAATTTTAAAGATATTAATGATTATAAAGATGGTGACATCTCGTACAATCCAAATGTACCTAGTTATTCGGCAAAGTATCAATTAAGTAACGATGACTACAATGTGAAGCAACTTCGAAAAAGATATAATATTCCAACCAACAAAGCTCCGAAACTATTGTTGAAAGGTGATGGTGATTTAAAAGGTTCATCAGTAGGATCAAAAAATCTAGAGTTTACCTTTGTAGAAAATAAAGAAGAAAACATTTATTTTACAGATTCTGTACAATATACTCCAAGTGAGGGTACAAGTTATGAGTCAAACTGA
- a CDS encoding tandem-type lipoprotein, whose amino-acid sequence MIHSKKLTLGICLVLLIILIGGYVIMTKTNGRNAQIKDTFNQTLKLYPTKNLDDFYDKEGFRDQEFKKGDKGTWIVNSEMVIEPKGKDMETRGMVLYINRNTRTTNGYYFISEMTDDSNGRPKDDEKRYPVKMEHNRIIPTKPIADDKLRKEIENFKFFVQYGDFKDINDYKDGDISYNPNVPSYSAKYQLSNDDYNVKQLRKRYNIPTNKAPKLLLKGDGDLKGSSVGSKNLEFTFVENKEENIYFTDSINFKPTE is encoded by the coding sequence ATGATTCATTCAAAGAAATTAACGCTCGGTATATGTTTGGTATTACTCATTATATTGATTGGTGGTTATGTCATTATGACAAAAACAAATGGTCGAAACGCCCAAATTAAAGACACATTTAATCAAACATTAAAATTATATCCAACCAAAAATCTCGATGATTTTTACGATAAAGAAGGCTTTCGAGATCAAGAATTTAAAAAGGGTGATAAAGGTACTTGGATAGTTAATTCTGAAATGGTAATCGAGCCAAAAGGTAAGGATATGGAAACGAGAGGAATGGTGCTCTATATCAATCGCAATACTAGAACCACAAATGGGTATTATTTTATAAGTGAAATGACAGATGACAGTAACGGCAGACCAAAGGATGATGAAAAAAGGTATCCGGTAAAAATGGAACATAATAGAATCATTCCAACCAAACCGATAGCTGATGATAAATTAAGAAAAGAAATCGAAAACTTTAAATTCTTTGTACAATACGGTGACTTTAAAGATATTAATGATTATAAAGATGGTGACATTTCATATAATCCGAATGTGCCAAGTTATTCAGCAAAGTATCAATTAAGTAATGATGACTACAATGTGAAGCAACTTCGAAAAAGATATAATATTCCAACCAACAAAGCTCCGAAACTATTATTGAAAGGTGATGGTGATTTAAAAGGATCATCAGTAGGATCAAAAAATCTAGAATTTACTTTTGTAGAAAATAAAGAAGAAAACATCTATTTTACGGATAGTATTAATTTCAAACCTACTGAATAG
- a CDS encoding tandem-type lipoprotein — MIHSRKLRLWLYLVLLAVFISACGMKEEKQIKETFNKTLSLYPTKNLEDFYDKEGFRDQEFEKGDKGTWIIHSKMIIETNGKNMESRGMVLYINRNTRTTKGNFVVRKITEDSKGYTDSKDKKYPVKMEKNRIIPMKPIQDEKLRKEIEDFKFFVQYGNFKDINDYKDGDISYNPNVPSYSAKYQLRNDDYNVQQLRKRYNIPSNKAPKLLLKGDGDLKGSSVGSKDLEFTFVENKKENIYFTDSINFKPTE, encoded by the coding sequence ATGATTCACTCAAGAAAGTTGAGACTTTGGCTGTATTTAGTATTATTAGCTGTTTTTATTAGCGCGTGTGGTATGAAAGAGGAGAAACAAATTAAAGAAACTTTCAATAAAACCTTGAGTTTGTATCCAACCAAAAACCTTGAAGACTTTTATGATAAAGAAGGCTTTAGAGATCAAGAGTTTGAAAAAGGAGATAAAGGCACTTGGATAATTCACTCTAAAATGATTATTGAGACAAATGGTAAGAATATGGAATCTAGAGGAATGGTACTCTATATAAATCGTAATACTAGAACAACGAAAGGTAATTTTGTTGTTAGAAAAATAACCGAGGATAGTAAAGGATATACAGACAGTAAAGACAAAAAATATCCGGTGAAAATGGAAAAAAATAGAATCATTCCAATGAAACCAATACAAGATGAGAAGTTAAGAAAAGAAATTGAAGACTTTAAGTTTTTTGTACAATATGGCAACTTTAAAGATATTAATGATTATAAAGATGGTGACATTTCATATAATCCAAATGTGCCAAGTTATTCGGCAAAATATCAATTGAGAAATGACGATTATAATGTCCAACAGCTCAGAAAAAGATATAATATTCCAAGCAACAAAGCCCCGAAACTATTGTTAAAAGGCGATGGCGATTTAAAAGGTTCGTCTGTAGGATCAAAAGATCTAGAATTTACCTTTGTAGAAAACAAAAAAGAAAACATCTATTTTACGGATAGTATTAATTTCAAACCTACTGAATAG